A single Brachybacterium sillae DNA region contains:
- the clpS gene encoding ATP-dependent Clp protease adapter ClpS, with product MTQSDSGGGAHPAPGLPGGVLAPDRDPSAAHTDPGEFRTVVWNDPVNLMSYVVHVFRSYFGYSRPVAEQLMRLVHEEGRAVVSRGSRETVERDVRAMHGFGLRATVERAGQDGDA from the coding sequence ATGACGCAGAGCGACTCCGGCGGTGGTGCGCACCCCGCGCCCGGCCTGCCCGGGGGAGTGCTGGCGCCCGACCGGGACCCCTCCGCCGCACACACCGACCCGGGGGAGTTCCGCACCGTGGTGTGGAACGATCCCGTGAACCTCATGAGCTACGTGGTGCATGTCTTCCGCAGCTACTTCGGATACTCCCGGCCGGTCGCCGAACAGCTCATGCGGCTCGTGCACGAGGAGGGCCGCGCTGTCGTCTCCCGGGGGTCGCGCGAGACCGTCGAGAGGGACGTGCGCGCCATGCACGGATTCGGGTTGCGCGCGACCGTCGAACGCGCCGGCCAGGACGGGGATGCCTGA